The Alnus glutinosa chromosome 3, dhAlnGlut1.1, whole genome shotgun sequence nucleotide sequence AAGGTGTGGATCGCCGCAGGGGACATTGTACTCGTTGGCCTCAGGGACTACCAGGACGACAAGGCCGACGTCATCCTCAAGTACATGCCCGACGAGGCCAGGCTCTTGAAGGCCTACGGGGAGTTGCCGGAGACCACCAGGTTGAACGAGGGGATTGCTGCTGGGTTGGTCGAGGAGGATGAAGGAGTTGGGAGTAATTATGTTGTGTTTGAGGACGAGGATATTGACAAGATTTAAGAGAAACAAAGATAGATGGGGTCTGGTTTTTTGCTTTGATTTTCTGTTTTCTATTAATATTGAGCGGCTTGCGTTCGATATATTTTAACAGTTTCTCTTTAGAAGGGTCTTAATTCGTTGTTTTGGTTTATGATGCAAATAATTGTATTGAGTTTTGAGAACAATATGTataaaatacaattattttGGAATTCTGCTTTCTTATTTTACAATGCAATTAGGGGCAGTGATTTTATTCGCACGTTGGATATTGAGTTCGAGTTGTGTTAGacacaaatataaaattatatgaatCAACTCAAACCCTCAATCACATCCAGCCAATTTCATGTCAAGTTCGTAGGTCTAGTTAAAAATTACCAACCCTAATTACAACCGATGAAACTCACGTCTCGAAACCATATGCGAAAAGGCTAAGTTTAAAGACCTAGAAATAATGTGCCAGTGTAGTTGGATTAGTGGCCATTTACAAAGGGGATTAGCAGAGCGCAACACCTTCCAGAGGACCTGTGACTTATAATATGCTCAGCAAAAGTATAAGCTgcatttgttaatgctttttgtttgaaaaaaaatgttcttagGTGACAAAGATAAaacatttttgaatattttgcaagaattgtgttttaagttgtttggtTAAGTTTTCGCTttgaaaaacataaaaccaAAGCGGGAAGGAGAATGGTTTAACAAAAATGTCTGCAATTACAGCAGTTACAAGAACATTAAAAACCATAGACATCTAGTTTACGAAGGTACCACTTTTCACTAATGCTGCTGGATTGAGTTAACATGCATGATGGATTTAGTAAAAATATCTCAGTTAAACAAGATAATCACTACCAAAAACCATACAAAAGAATTGACTGCCAAAAGCAAGACAAACAAACAAGTTCTCATTACCAAAGATGTAATCCTAAATTCATCAAGATTATTGCATCTGTTCACCGGTGCTTTGCTGCCGCCCGAATCCATAAACACAGCTTTATGAGTGGTAGTTCCCAATTGTGAAACGACTCAAGTTTTTCAGGCTTGCAAACATAGCTCCATCTGCCGGATAAAGGATAGCATATAAAACCATACCAAATGACTTAAGATTATGATACGCCAAATAAAATAGAGTAACGATATATGTAAGACTCCTACTCCCCAAACGTGACTTGACTTTTATAATTACCAttcgatcaaaattcaatattgTTTCATCCTatattcaatgatgattttaaaagtcatgtaaCACTTGGGGGATAGGAGTCttacatatagcattactcaataaaatatatgcatgcattctcacataaatattctttttctgtttttctttggtAAAAGGGAATAGTTTTACAGGCAACATGACATGCCCGATGACACGGGTATTCATTCTGTCAAGAGCAAGACTCTTGAATATTCTTAAATACCACAGAATCACAATTACACGAAACTTTTTGCTTTTCAACTAACATGGGACCATCTCAGTTGAACAGCATATCAACAACTAAACCACAAGAACTGTTTAGAAAATACACAAATGAGGctccaaaaaaagaaacaaaaaccttTTTCTTACAACATGTCACCAGAAACAAAGGCAATTGTATTACAAAAAACTAACTAGTAATCACATCATGAGTCTGCCCTCAGCTGAAATTATCCCTAACTGATCACTAAATTATTTGGATActatacaaaaatatattatggtACAGAACAGATAACTACTGACGTGCTCCATTGTCGTTATAACTAAGGTTCTACTAGCGAACTTCTCTTTGATATACAAATGAAGTCAAGGCAATGTGAATTTTGCAGCTCATTCGATGTCAATGTTAATTTTCACAAGAGAATATTTCATACTTAATCTCCCACTGGTCTGACAATTTTAACAAAACATTCCAACATGGCCATTATGGTTTATCTTCAGCTATCCTTTACATTCAATTCTGAGAAGAGAGACATTCTTAAAAATCTCACTCGATAGCAATCAACAAGTCACCCACTCTTGGAGCATGATCTAACGTCTAGTCACTGACTGTGTAAATCCGACTAGTCATTTCAAACATTTTTGCTTCAGCATAAGCTTGAATCCCTTGGAGCATTCACAGCGAATCGTGTaaatttcaatctaaaatagctaactaaaacccactttatctagtttagttaATTAGTTTTAAAAGACACCATACATCCAAATATCTATTCTTATCtctatattctttctttattcttttttattgacATGTGACCTCTACTAGAAAATTCTgacttttcactttttcatttcAGTTCTTCTTGAGTTTTCCAGACTCTTCATATTGCAGAAACTCAACCGGGTTGTACGGGTACTCAATAAGGCGATCTCATCTCCAAACAAACAGAAAGAGAGAATTGAAGAATGGCTTGCTGACAGTGTTATCGTCGTCGTCACCTTGGGTTTCATGTGGAGAAGGGAGACAGACTTCCACTCGTTCAGCTTCGCTCACATTCCTTGCTGGTTCAACAATAAGGAGCTTGGCGTCCTTCAATGCTGGGAACCGCCCCACCTCTGCTTCTGGGCTGCCGGAATCATCTTCTAGTCCACCAGAAGTCAGCCTCTACACGGCCGATGGCATGTAGGTTCACTGAACGATTCAAcgtaaataaatttctaaagaGATTTCCCAGGCTGATCATCATATATTTGTCTCATGATAAATATTGTTCCACTCAAGAAATCAGATCACGAGTTGGAAAAGAATAGCAATGTGATGGATTAATAGATGCACTATCATAGCAGCATATGGCAAGCAGTTTCAGTAAACTTCGAAGAGTCAAACCGCAGTTTCACTATCAAACACACTGCCGGACGATACCCACTGGAAATCAGCTCCAGGTCTCACCAGCGACCATGGATCCAATCTTCCTCTCCCTCCAATCAGAATCTCTCCTCTCTCTGTTTCGGTTTCGCCCTCTCTCTTATCTCgacttctccatctctctcaacttccgtctctctctctctctgttcccCCTTCTCCTTCAAAAATGGAAACTGGTTCTGCCAACTAGGGAGAAGAGGAAGGTGGATAGGTAGGGAGGAGGTTTGTTTGGGAAAGTCTgcgagagaagagagaaaaggcAGGAGAAAGGCAGAGAAGGGAAAGCCGGAAGTttcgagagagtgagagatcgaataagagagaagaagagaaaaattaataaaataacaatacgtTTGTGAACAGTGTCACACCACATGAGGCGTGACACTGTTCACAAATCCAGTGAAAACGTATTCTAGCATTGCTTTGGATAATCTGTTGGAGGAGCGTTTTCATGCTTTTGCTATCTATTCTAGCAAAAAGTGGGTTTTACATAACCtactgtgaatgctcttacgATTCTCTACAAGGTCTTGCAGAGCAGCAATGGGGAGAAGATCCTATGCCTTTTCTGACATTTCAGTCATTCAGTGGCATTGTTCACTCTATATAGAAATTCATAACAAGTCAGACTGTACAAACCTGCTGGTATTATGTAAAACCCTACAGAGTTAAGAGAAGCACCAAAGCTATGATATTCACAATTCCCAACCTTCTAATCTAAATAGGAAGAGTGATCCCTATATTTGCTAATCCAAAGCTCGGAAATCGCATAGCCAAGTAGTTAGTTCATAAGAGAAAGCACTCGAtgaataaaaattcatatatcaTTTAAAAAGACAGATTTCTTTAGAGGCTacgttttttttgataagtaaatagatttattgaaagcgtaaggcgccccttagagGCTAAGTTAAGCAGGTGAATCACACTGGTGCATATCAATGGCCAATTTCCACTAAAGAATAGGCAATCGTTGAATTCAGCTATACCCAATTTCTATACCACTACCCATGACCAAATTCAGCAGGAACACAAACAAATTAAGCACTCAAAAgataaaaaacacaaactttAACCTCTGCTTGGATCATCTGAGCTTCTCCCTCCCACTGCTCTTCTTCGCCGCTTCCTTGACCTTATCAATGTAACCCTCAATCGGCGGAGTCAAAGTCGCCATGAACCGGTTCGCTGGGAAAGGAGTCAAATCCGGCACCAAAGCCGCCGCTCTCAAATCCTCCGGCAGCGCCTCGATGGCCTCCTTCTTCAGCCTCAAGAACGTCGACTCCGCGGCCTGCCTTGCACGGTGCCGCCGCATCAGAACCCTACTGTGCTCCTTCGCCAATCGGCGCCCATCCTCCACCGTGAGCTCGTACTTGGGGATCTTGTCGGCGTCGACGAGTCCCAGAGATATCAGATCCAAGCCCGGGGTCCCAATAATCACCGGCTCCTCCGAGAGTCCCATCTTCTCCTTGTAgtccttcttcttcatcatctccAGCTCTCGCTGCCGGTCTTTGCTGAGGAGGCCGAGCTTCTCTCTCTTGGCTTCGCGTGCTCTTTCTCTAGGGGTCAGGTATCGGACGGGCGTGGGAGCATTTAGGCACAGATTCTCGAGCCTGTCTTCTCGCTCGAACGGTTTTTTGGCTCCCACTCCGCTGCTCTTGGATTCAGGCTGGCCTTTTTTGGTGTTCATTTTGGACCGCTTTATGGTTTGGCCTGCTTTGATTTTGGCCTTGCCCTTGGCGGTTCCGCTAACCGGCCGTTGCTGGAGGAATTGGTGGCTCCAGGAGGACTCCACCGACGACGCCAGGGGCTTTAGCTTTGCGATTCGGAGGAGCATTTTCTGGACGACAAATGCCGCTGAACCCGGACGAGGGAGGGTTTTGGGGCTTCAAGGGCTTCAATGGGTTTTAGATAAAAACGACCCGTTTTGTTGTGTCGTTTTAAATTATAAGGACGACAAATTACAAAGTGTTCAGGCCTTTTGTTTGTTccctcaaataaaaaacactccCATTGAGTATTTTACTTTCTAGCTTTTATATCAGTTCTTTTAGCCATGGAAGCATTTGTCTTCTCAGTTACAGAGCGTTTTCCTTTCATCACCACCAGAGGTTTCATGTTAAGAATCATTGATCTTATGACCATGGATTCTAAATAGAATCCTCTGAAGCTTAACAGCTTGAATGCTTCCTCATTTTATTGTCATGAAAGGTCCTTCTTAGGCCTTCAGACAAAAGATCATACATTTTTTCGCTGCTGCAATCAGACATAATTGATAATTCCACCTTATTTTTCCTATGTATCACAGGTGTTATATCACATTCAAAAGGTTATGTTGGTCCGCGTCTTCAAATGGAACTTCAAACCACCAACAAAATGTAGAATCCACGTAGGGCTTATCAGCCCCAGATTTAGACCATATGCATGGAGCAACAAGAGCTTATAAGAGCTGCTTCATAATCACAATCACAGGAGTATAATTAATAACTGCATCGATTTAGAGGTGTAAACAGAAAGCCGCCCAAGTCTTACTTGAAGAACCAAATGAGAAAATACAAGAGTAATGACAATTGATTCAAAACCTATTCTACATCACAGGATACAAATGCCTCTTATACAGGAAATACAGAGAACCAAGACAACATGATGATTGCAGACGAATATATAAAGCTACACTTGACGCCAAATCATATGAACTTATTCAGTTCCAgcaatcttcttcttcaatgctTCAATATCTGTAGCTAGTTCTTTTCTGCTTGACTGAAGAAAAGGAACCATATCATTCGTTAGCAAGAGGTGATTTATTTGCAAATGAAAAATACATGTGGTCCACCAAGATCATGATAATCACTGGCTTATCTTAGATATGGAATACATAAGATGTGAAGATAATGAGGTTGCAAACATCTGTCCCTCTGTCAGGTTTGACAGtcactggatttttttttcccccttttcaGAGAATTAGAAGTTAAGACTTAACAATGAGATCTAATTCACACCAATTTGGGGGTGGCGAAGGAAATTCCAAAGCTTTCCAAACTAACaataaaaagactaaaaatctaattttcaaagggaaaacaaattATGAGCGATAGAAAATGGGCCACCAAATTAATTTGGGGGTTGCAGATGGAATGAGAAAATGAAATGCAACAAAAACTATCTAATTTCCCTGAGACCCAATTCTATACAAGAACAATCCGTACTCATAAaatattgtaattataattttaaagcaagaaaaaaaatagtagtgTCGCAGATTTACCTTGAAGAGAAGATAACGGTAGACAAACCATCCTGTATATCCTAGCCCTACCAACTCCAGAATCTTTGGAAGCTGGTAAAAGGAGAAAATCATGTCAGGTTTCTTGAATAAAGAtttaaaaggagaaagaaaattttgggagagagagagagagaaagtaaaAGCATTTCTTATTTGCAGAAAATTAATCAGCCAACTAAGGACCTGAATAGCATACATTCCTTGATATAATCCACTTTAACTAGATAGaagcatgttttattttaaaagaaatcacCTACCAAAGGGACTGAGTTGACAGCACCAACTAGAATTGAAGAAAGCCAAACAGCAACTACTGCCCCACCTCCATAGAGAAGTACTGTGGACTTGTTTTCAACTGCATCCCACTAATTATTACAAAAGAAGGAAACCATTGAAAACCACAGAATTTTTTACTCAATCAAAAAAGTACTATTCGTAAGCGGCAAAGGGTCAGAACAAAAGTCAggaaatttaaaagacacaagctGGAGAAAAATGGTAAAATTTCTTCAATATTATTA carries:
- the LOC133864151 gene encoding eukaryotic translation initiation factor 1A-like — translated: MPKNKGKGGKNRKRGKNEADDEKRELLFKEDGQEYAQVSRMLGNGRCEATCVDGTKRLCHIRGKMHKKVWIAAGDIVLVGLRDYQDDKADVILKYMPDEARLLKAYGELPETTRLNEGIAAGLVEEDEGVGSNYVVFEDEDIDKI
- the LOC133863493 gene encoding uncharacterized protein LOC133863493; the encoded protein is MLLRIAKLKPLASSVESSWSHQFLQQRPVSGTAKGKAKIKAGQTIKRSKMNTKKGQPESKSSGVGAKKPFEREDRLENLCLNAPTPVRYLTPRERAREAKREKLGLLSKDRQRELEMMKKKDYKEKMGLSEEPVIIGTPGLDLISLGLVDADKIPKYELTVEDGRRLAKEHSRVLMRRHRARQAAESTFLRLKKEAIEALPEDLRAAALVPDLTPFPANRFMATLTPPIEGYIDKVKEAAKKSSGREKLR
- the LOC133863494 gene encoding protein CURVATURE THYLAKOID 1A, chloroplastic yields the protein MAAAAAYATPYPSTAVLVPRLPTARFSALPFLPPRLSSTSFRASTAKLSETRRSSLLHIRASSSEETSTSIDTSELFSDLKEKWDAVENKSTVLLYGGGAVVAVWLSSILVGAVNSVPLLPKILELVGLGYTGWFVYRYLLFKSSRKELATDIEALKKKIAGTE